The proteins below are encoded in one region of Buttiauxella gaviniae:
- the pgi gene encoding glucose-6-phosphate isomerase — MKNINPTQTATWQALQAHFDEMKDVTIAELFAQDADRFGKFSATFDDLMLVDYSKNRITEETLAKLQALAKETDLQGAIKSMFSGEKINRTEDRAVLHVALRNRSNTPIVVDGKDVMPEVNAVLEKMKTFSENIISGNWKGYTGKAITDVVNIGIGGSDLGPFMVTEALRPYKNHLNMHFVSNVDGTHIAEVLKNVDPETTLFLVASKTFTTQETMTNAHSARDWFLATAGDNKHVAKHFAALSTNAKAVGEFGIDTANMFEFWDWVGGRYSLWSAIGLSIILSVGYENFVELLSGAHAMDNHFANTPAEQNLPVLLALIGIWYNNFFGAETEAILPYDQYMHRFAAYFQQGNMESNGKYVDRNGNAVDYQTGPIIWGEPGTNGQHAFYQLIHQGTKMVPCDFIAPATSHNPLSDHHPKLLSNFFAQTEALAFGKARDVVEQEYAAEGLDPKTLDHVVPFKVFEGNRPTNSILLREITPFSLGALIALYEHKIFTQGAILNIFTFDQWGVELGKQLANRILPELGDEAEISSHDSSTNGLINRYKSWRAQ; from the coding sequence ATGAAAAATATCAACCCAACGCAGACTGCTACATGGCAGGCTTTGCAGGCGCATTTTGACGAAATGAAAGATGTCACTATCGCTGAGCTTTTCGCTCAGGATGCTGACCGTTTTGGGAAGTTTTCCGCCACTTTCGATGATTTAATGCTGGTGGATTATTCCAAAAACCGTATCACAGAAGAGACTCTGGCTAAGCTGCAAGCGCTGGCGAAAGAGACGGATTTGCAGGGCGCAATCAAATCCATGTTCTCTGGTGAGAAGATTAACCGTACTGAAGACCGTGCCGTGCTGCACGTTGCATTGCGTAACCGCAGCAACACGCCTATCGTCGTTGACGGCAAAGATGTGATGCCGGAAGTGAACGCGGTGCTTGAGAAGATGAAAACCTTCTCTGAAAACATTATCAGCGGCAACTGGAAAGGCTATACCGGTAAAGCGATCACGGATGTGGTTAACATCGGTATCGGCGGCTCAGACCTCGGCCCATTCATGGTGACCGAAGCGCTGCGTCCATACAAAAACCACCTTAACATGCACTTTGTTTCCAACGTTGACGGCACTCACATCGCCGAAGTGCTGAAAAATGTTGATCCAGAAACTACCCTGTTCCTGGTCGCGTCGAAAACCTTCACCACGCAAGAAACCATGACCAACGCCCACAGCGCGCGCGACTGGTTCCTGGCAACAGCGGGTGATAACAAGCATGTAGCGAAACACTTCGCAGCGCTTTCCACCAATGCGAAAGCCGTTGGCGAGTTCGGTATCGACACCGCGAACATGTTTGAATTCTGGGATTGGGTCGGCGGCCGTTACTCCCTGTGGTCCGCAATTGGCCTGTCCATCATCCTGTCTGTAGGCTACGAAAACTTCGTGGAACTGCTGAGCGGTGCCCACGCGATGGACAACCATTTTGCGAATACCCCGGCAGAACAGAACCTGCCGGTGCTGTTGGCGTTGATCGGTATCTGGTACAACAACTTCTTCGGTGCAGAAACCGAAGCGATTCTGCCATACGACCAGTACATGCACCGTTTTGCGGCGTACTTCCAGCAAGGCAATATGGAATCTAACGGCAAATACGTTGACCGTAACGGCAACGCTGTGGATTACCAGACTGGCCCAATCATCTGGGGCGAGCCGGGCACTAACGGCCAGCACGCGTTCTACCAGTTGATTCACCAGGGAACCAAAATGGTTCCTTGTGATTTCATCGCGCCAGCAACCAGCCACAACCCGCTTTCCGATCACCATCCGAAACTACTGTCTAACTTCTTTGCACAGACAGAAGCGCTGGCGTTCGGTAAAGCTCGCGATGTGGTTGAGCAGGAATACGCAGCCGAAGGTCTTGATCCGAAAACCCTGGACCACGTTGTGCCGTTCAAAGTGTTTGAAGGCAACCGCCCAACTAACTCCATCCTGCTGCGTGAAATCACGCCGTTCAGCCTCGGTGCATTGATTGCGCTGTATGAACACAAGATCTTCACTCAGGGTGCCATTCTGAACATCTTCACCTTCGATCAGTGGGGCGTTGAATTAGGTAAGCAACTGGCGAACCGTATTCTTCCAGAGTTGGGTGACGAAGCAGAAATCAGCAGCCACGATAGCTCCACTAACGGCCTAATCAACCGCTATAAATCCTGGCGCGCACAGTAA
- the yjbE gene encoding exopolysaccharide production protein YjbE, translating into MKKVLYGALAIFTLAAAGTASADPISVGEAAGAQATNVSAGSSTATSASTVGSAVGVALAATGGGDGSNTGTTTTTTTSTQ; encoded by the coding sequence ATGAAGAAAGTTCTTTATGGCGCTTTAGCCATATTTACGCTGGCAGCCGCTGGCACCGCGAGTGCTGACCCGATATCCGTGGGTGAAGCAGCCGGTGCTCAGGCAACGAATGTGTCCGCAGGGAGTTCTACTGCGACCAGCGCCAGCACTGTCGGTTCGGCAGTGGGTGTAGCGCTTGCTGCAACCGGTGGCGGTGATGGTTCCAATACCGGGACCACAACCACCACGACGACCAGCACCCAGTAA